A genomic window from Dechloromonas sp. A34 includes:
- a CDS encoding phenylacetate--CoA ligase family protein, with translation MNIYTSICGSILFPIHERLKSHTSVAVRKRLEAQERWPHEKLEEWRVSQLRIFLQRIGSSVPYYRDLFAQLKFDPSGLRNIADLQSLPLTDKKLMKSAGDRLRSESAGPLMRYNTGGSSGEPLIFYIGKDRKSHDVGAKWRVTRWWGVDIGDPEIVVWGSPIELGAQDRIKQVRDTILRTDLLPAFEMSEAKLDQFVSAITKRRPAMLFGYPSALSLIANHARRRNIRMDNIGIRVAFVTSERLYDEQRTLISEAFGCPVANGYGARDAGFIAHECPHGGMHLQAEDVIIEIVSPSGEVLAPGHPGEIVVTHTATHDFPFLRYRTGDIGTLSDKACACGRTLPLIAEIHGRTTDFVVAADGTIMHGLALIYTVRDLPGVERFKIIQHSLDHVEVQLVAGNPFNSEAEARIVRDYKARLGQQVGITISRVDEIAPEKSGKFRYVVSHVALPGSLQ, from the coding sequence ATGAATATCTATACATCGATATGTGGTTCGATCCTCTTTCCAATACATGAGCGGTTGAAATCACATACATCTGTCGCCGTGCGTAAACGCCTGGAGGCCCAGGAGCGCTGGCCTCACGAAAAGCTGGAGGAATGGCGTGTCAGCCAACTACGCATCTTTTTGCAGCGTATCGGTTCGTCGGTACCGTACTACAGGGATCTCTTCGCCCAATTGAAGTTCGACCCCAGTGGCTTGCGCAACATCGCCGATCTACAGTCCCTGCCGCTTACCGACAAAAAATTAATGAAGTCTGCCGGTGACCGGCTCCGCTCGGAAAGTGCCGGGCCGCTAATGCGTTACAACACGGGGGGGTCATCGGGCGAACCGTTGATTTTTTATATCGGCAAGGACCGCAAGAGCCATGATGTCGGGGCAAAATGGCGCGTCACCCGCTGGTGGGGGGTGGATATTGGCGATCCGGAAATTGTTGTCTGGGGAAGTCCCATCGAACTGGGGGCGCAGGACCGTATCAAGCAAGTACGTGACACGATTTTGCGCACCGATCTATTGCCCGCTTTCGAAATGTCCGAGGCCAAGCTTGATCAGTTTGTATCTGCAATCACGAAACGGCGGCCGGCCATGCTATTCGGTTATCCATCCGCACTATCGCTGATCGCGAATCACGCCAGGCGACGGAACATCCGCATGGACAATATCGGAATACGCGTAGCCTTCGTGACCAGTGAGCGGCTCTACGACGAGCAACGCACCCTGATATCGGAAGCCTTTGGTTGTCCGGTCGCAAATGGCTATGGTGCGCGAGATGCCGGCTTCATCGCACACGAGTGCCCCCACGGTGGCATGCATCTGCAGGCCGAGGATGTCATCATTGAAATCGTTTCTCCATCCGGCGAGGTACTCGCCCCCGGCCACCCCGGAGAAATCGTCGTGACCCACACCGCGACACATGATTTTCCTTTCTTGCGCTATCGCACTGGAGATATCGGCACGCTCTCCGACAAAGCTTGCGCTTGCGGTCGCACCCTGCCCCTCATAGCCGAAATCCACGGCCGGACGACCGATTTTGTGGTCGCTGCCGACGGTACCATCATGCATGGCCTGGCATTGATTTACACGGTACGCGACCTGCCCGGGGTCGAGCGTTTCAAAATCATCCAGCATTCTCTCGACCATGTCGAAGTCCAGCTGGTTGCAGGCAATCCATTTAATAGTGAAGCTGAAGCGCGGATCGTCCGGGACTATAAAGCCAGGCTCGGACAGCAGGTTGGCATAACGATCAGCCGCGTTGATGAGATAGCGCCGGAAAAGTCCGGAAAATTCAGGTATGTCGTCAGCCATGTCGCGCTACCGGGGAGCCTCCAGTGA
- a CDS encoding putative O-glycosylation ligase, exosortase A system-associated, with the protein MRDLLLVGVFFTLWLYCFRYPYIGPLLWAWISMMSPHRLTFSFAFNLPFAQIAAATSLLIFLTTKKKFPFPRSAPAILLVVFFLWCSVTSLVSFNTPSVVFDMWMKVAKIQIMLFVTMMLIGGRKTINLLLAVLSLSVAFYGVKGGIYTLTHGGSGMVWGPSGSFIEGTNHLALAFIMVIPLMYYLLGEQKNVWYRRALMLVIGLTVLATLGTYSRGAFLAAVTMAFFLGMKSKRKALTLGIMATLLVGAVAFLPEQWSNKMSTISTHEDHSAQSRIYTWQMIWNLALHHPITGGGYNVTENMTTWEQYAVTAYAKAYSPHSIYFQALAEHGFVGLFLYLAIGIITWRYASKIANQTRDGPDKDWVPQLMRMIQVSLVGFAAGGFFVNLVNYDLPYYLVAIVAMVGRDVIQSLPKSDQVLASGSVSH; encoded by the coding sequence ATGCGTGACCTGCTTCTCGTCGGAGTATTTTTTACCTTGTGGCTGTATTGTTTTCGCTATCCCTACATAGGGCCACTGCTGTGGGCCTGGATAAGCATGATGAGCCCCCACCGGCTGACCTTTAGTTTTGCCTTCAACTTGCCATTTGCCCAAATCGCTGCGGCAACCTCGCTACTCATTTTCTTGACCACCAAGAAGAAGTTTCCTTTTCCACGCAGCGCGCCGGCGATTCTATTGGTAGTTTTCTTCCTGTGGTGCTCGGTGACATCACTGGTGTCATTCAATACCCCGAGTGTCGTATTTGACATGTGGATGAAGGTCGCAAAAATACAGATCATGCTTTTTGTGACCATGATGTTGATTGGCGGGCGCAAGACCATAAATCTGTTGCTTGCGGTGCTGTCTCTTTCTGTTGCTTTTTATGGGGTCAAAGGTGGAATCTACACGCTGACACACGGTGGTAGCGGTATGGTTTGGGGCCCTTCCGGCAGTTTTATAGAAGGGACTAACCATCTCGCTCTTGCGTTCATCATGGTTATTCCACTCATGTATTACTTGCTCGGCGAGCAGAAAAACGTCTGGTATCGGCGAGCATTGATGCTCGTGATCGGACTGACAGTTTTAGCCACCCTTGGCACCTATTCCCGTGGAGCATTCCTGGCGGCAGTCACCATGGCATTTTTCCTGGGCATGAAGAGTAAGCGGAAAGCTTTGACGCTTGGCATCATGGCCACCCTTCTGGTTGGTGCTGTCGCATTCTTGCCCGAGCAGTGGTCGAACAAGATGTCAACCATCTCGACGCACGAGGACCATTCCGCGCAAAGTCGGATTTACACCTGGCAAATGATTTGGAACCTGGCCCTGCACCATCCGATTACCGGCGGCGGGTACAACGTTACGGAAAATATGACAACCTGGGAACAATATGCGGTGACCGCATATGCGAAAGCCTATTCTCCTCACAGTATCTATTTCCAGGCACTCGCTGAGCACGGTTTTGTGGGGCTATTTCTTTACCTTGCCATCGGCATCATTACATGGCGTTACGCATCGAAAATTGCAAATCAGACCCGAGATGGCCCAGATAAGGACTGGGTTCCACAATTGATGCGCATGATTCAGGTGTCCTTGGTGGGATTCGCCGCCGGAGGATTCTTCGTCAATCTCGTCAACTATGACCTCCCCTACTATCTCGTGGCGATTGTGGCAATGGTCGGGAGAGATGTTATCCAGTCGCTCCCCAAGAGCGATCAGGTGTTGGCCAGTGGCAGCGTATCTCATTAA
- a CDS encoding glycosyltransferase family 4 protein has translation MIELPLMVISALASLLLFISAWLTSKQQSIADRSGAFPIVMLVGPLPPPSGGMANQCEQLHTLLRAEGIRVNFVQTNAPYWPSWISSLTSIRAVFRLVPYLWHVWATLGRSQVVHLFANSGKAWYLFCMPVIVLSRVRGVPCIVNYRGGEAETFFRSSPAWVRRSLALASTIVAPSAYLAGVFRALGFAVQIIPNIINLERFSPSQNRKDDDGVHLIVTRNLEPIYDIPTALRTFAKVVEHYPNARLTIAGSGPEEARLKDLAASLGVAEAVLFAGRIPNHEIPALYASADVVLNPSTVDNMPISILESFASGVPVVSTNAGGIPFIAKNGENALLVPIGDANAMAQATISLLADSGLAAKFRANGLIAAQAYAWSAIRELWLDTYRQNAERQGVVSHA, from the coding sequence ATGATCGAACTGCCACTAATGGTAATTTCTGCTCTCGCGTCGTTATTGCTCTTCATATCTGCATGGCTTACCTCAAAGCAACAGTCAATTGCTGACAGATCAGGGGCTTTCCCCATTGTCATGCTGGTTGGTCCTCTCCCCCCGCCCTCGGGCGGCATGGCCAACCAATGCGAGCAACTGCATACGCTGCTGCGTGCCGAAGGTATTCGCGTCAATTTCGTGCAAACCAATGCGCCCTATTGGCCTTCATGGATTTCTTCGCTGACCTCGATTCGCGCCGTGTTCCGCCTCGTCCCCTATCTCTGGCATGTTTGGGCCACACTAGGCCGCAGCCAAGTGGTTCACCTTTTTGCAAATTCCGGCAAAGCCTGGTATCTATTCTGCATGCCGGTCATCGTCTTGTCTCGGGTACGTGGCGTTCCCTGTATTGTCAATTACCGAGGCGGCGAAGCCGAAACCTTCTTCCGATCATCGCCCGCCTGGGTCCGTCGCAGCCTGGCTTTAGCAAGCACCATCGTCGCACCGTCGGCGTATCTGGCCGGGGTATTCCGCGCCCTTGGATTTGCTGTTCAAATCATTCCAAATATCATCAATCTTGAAAGATTCTCGCCATCTCAAAACAGGAAAGATGATGATGGTGTGCACCTGATTGTTACCCGCAATCTCGAGCCCATCTACGACATTCCAACCGCGCTGCGAACCTTCGCCAAGGTTGTCGAACACTATCCAAATGCTCGCCTCACGATAGCGGGCAGCGGACCGGAAGAGGCGCGACTAAAAGATTTGGCAGCTAGCCTCGGCGTTGCCGAGGCTGTTTTATTTGCCGGCCGAATCCCGAATCATGAAATCCCGGCCCTATATGCCTCGGCGGACGTAGTCCTCAACCCGAGTACAGTGGACAACATGCCAATATCGATCCTTGAATCGTTCGCCAGTGGCGTTCCCGTTGTATCGACCAATGCGGGGGGCATTCCATTCATTGCCAAGAATGGCGAGAATGCATTGCTGGTTCCCATCGGCGATGCCAATGCGATGGCACAGGCAACTATCTCCCTCCTGGCCGACAGCGGTCTTGCAGCAAAATTTCGCGCCAACGGGTTGATCGCAGCGCAGGCGTACGCTTGGTCGGCCATTCGCGAGTTGTGGCTGGATACTTATCGGCAAAATGCAGAGCGACAAGGGGTAGTCAGTCATGCGTGA